One window of the Archangium primigenium genome contains the following:
- a CDS encoding TetR/AcrR family transcriptional regulator: protein MFVHDDFKLTNTFVTIKFVKNMFIPAPENRCNFGHMQRKPISRRERPAKSPLSREAVVKAALTLLKEDGLRKVTMRRIAEVLETGPASLYVYVRDTQDLHAQLLDALLAELPTPKPGPNWRADLAHVAEAFLAVLMRYPEIARMTMTNLVMEPNSIRLLDTIAGLLLAGGADARAAAWGVDIVLAYVVATAVEHAGRNNDADLDSLRQRVATLDASVHPHLAQLGAELVSGEGLQRFRWGLDVLVNGLLHGARP, encoded by the coding sequence ATGTTCGTTCATGATGACTTCAAGCTAACGAACACGTTCGTCACGATCAAGTTCGTCAAGAACATGTTCATACCCGCTCCCGAAAACAGGTGTAATTTCGGGCACATGCAACGCAAACCCATCAGCCGGCGGGAGCGCCCGGCGAAATCACCGTTGAGCCGCGAGGCGGTGGTGAAGGCCGCGCTCACCCTCTTGAAGGAGGACGGACTGCGGAAGGTGACGATGCGCCGGATCGCCGAGGTGCTCGAGACGGGACCGGCGTCGCTCTACGTCTACGTGCGTGACACGCAAGACCTGCACGCCCAGCTGCTCGACGCGCTGCTGGCCGAACTCCCCACGCCGAAGCCCGGACCGAACTGGCGCGCGGACCTCGCGCACGTGGCGGAGGCGTTCCTCGCGGTGCTGATGCGCTATCCCGAGATCGCGCGCATGACGATGACGAACCTCGTCATGGAGCCGAACTCGATCCGGCTCCTCGACACGATCGCTGGGTTGTTGCTCGCGGGCGGCGCGGACGCGAGAGCCGCCGCGTGGGGGGTCGACATCGTGCTCGCCTACGTGGTCGCCACCGCCGTGGAGCACGCCGGACGCAACAATGACGCGGATCTCGACAGCCTCCGCCAGAGGGTGGCGACGCTCGATGCGTCCGTGCATCCCCACCTCGCGCAGCTCGGCGCCGAGCTCGTCTCCGGAGAGGGTTTGCAGCGCTTCCGCTGGGGGCTCGACGTGCTGGTGAACGGGCTGCTCCACGGCGCCAGGCCCTGA